A part of Paraburkholderia azotifigens genomic DNA contains:
- a CDS encoding ribokinase, whose amino-acid sequence MKRLFVVGNAVADLTFLVERAPRAGESLLAVAVQRAPGGKGLNQAVAAHRAGAGVVFHAAIGNDAEGTGIRKRLEAEQMHALRMVSCGVATDMSVVTVSRSGENSIVTAAGCTRALDTPQVVAQIADIDAGDTLLMQGNLSLDCTLSVIEHARERGAAVIVNAAPWCWPDTSALERCAGVIANEGEIRDISGIDEPEQAALWLLARGPEWVVVTLGARGALLVRADQAVHLPALPAVAVDTSGAGDVFCGVLAAMLSQTAPLLPAIGCAQRAAALAVERHGTFASIPAAIEMRQIMQAVSSEPSAAACTATGALAAG is encoded by the coding sequence ATGAAGCGGCTGTTCGTGGTCGGCAACGCGGTGGCGGATCTCACCTTTCTGGTGGAGCGCGCGCCGCGCGCGGGCGAATCGTTGCTGGCGGTGGCCGTGCAGCGTGCCCCGGGCGGCAAGGGGCTGAACCAGGCGGTGGCCGCGCATCGCGCCGGGGCGGGAGTGGTGTTTCACGCAGCCATCGGCAACGATGCGGAGGGAACGGGCATCCGCAAGCGGCTCGAAGCCGAACAAATGCATGCGTTGCGCATGGTCAGCTGCGGTGTCGCGACAGACATGTCGGTCGTCACCGTCAGCCGCAGCGGCGAAAATTCCATCGTGACGGCCGCTGGCTGCACGCGTGCGCTCGATACACCGCAGGTGGTCGCGCAGATTGCTGACATCGACGCAGGCGATACGTTGCTGATGCAAGGCAACCTGTCTCTCGACTGCACGCTCAGTGTGATCGAACATGCACGCGAAAGGGGCGCTGCCGTCATTGTCAACGCGGCGCCGTGGTGCTGGCCGGATACGTCGGCGCTCGAGCGTTGCGCGGGGGTGATCGCCAACGAGGGAGAGATTCGCGACATCTCCGGCATTGACGAGCCCGAGCAAGCGGCGCTCTGGCTGCTGGCGCGAGGACCTGAATGGGTAGTCGTCACCCTTGGCGCACGCGGCGCATTGCTGGTGCGTGCCGACCAGGCGGTGCATCTGCCGGCGTTGCCAGCGGTGGCGGTCGACACGTCGGGTGCCGGTGATGTGTTTTGCGGCGTGCTGGCGGCGATGCTTTCGCAGACTGCGCCGTTGCTGCCGGCAATCGGCTGCGCGCAACGGGCTGCTGCGCTGGCCGTCGAGCGGCACGGCACCTTTGCGTCGATTCCGGCCGCCATAGAGATGCGGCAGATAATGCAGGCTGTGTCCAGCGAACCGTCCGCGGCAGCTTGTACCGCAACTGGAGCACTCGCGGCGGGTTGA
- a CDS encoding BtpA/SgcQ family protein produces MSTQPVFKQKPNAIEGLFGRRKAVIGVIHCLPLPGAPHYEGQPIAELVDYAVNEAKAYAQGGLDGIIVENHGDIPFAKPEDLGPETAAAMAVIADAVRRAVGLPIGINVLANGAVQALAVAKAAGASFVRVNQWANAYVANEGFIEGPAALATRYRARLRAQNIKIVADVHVKHGAHAITADRSLAELARDVEFFDADAAIVTGQRTGDSATVDELLAIAKGTSLPVMIGSGVNPSNVGELFTVADAVIIASFLKRDGVWWNPVDRERVDVFMREAVKARA; encoded by the coding sequence ATGAGCACACAACCCGTTTTCAAGCAAAAACCCAACGCGATCGAAGGCCTGTTCGGCAGACGTAAGGCCGTGATCGGCGTGATCCACTGTTTGCCGCTGCCCGGCGCGCCGCACTATGAGGGCCAGCCGATCGCGGAGCTCGTCGACTATGCGGTCAATGAAGCAAAAGCCTATGCGCAGGGCGGCCTGGACGGCATCATCGTCGAGAACCACGGCGACATTCCGTTCGCCAAACCCGAGGACCTCGGGCCCGAAACCGCCGCGGCGATGGCCGTGATTGCCGACGCGGTGCGGCGTGCAGTCGGGCTGCCGATCGGCATTAACGTGCTGGCCAACGGCGCCGTCCAGGCGCTCGCCGTGGCCAAAGCCGCCGGCGCGTCGTTCGTGCGGGTGAACCAGTGGGCCAATGCCTACGTGGCCAACGAAGGCTTTATCGAAGGGCCGGCGGCGCTGGCCACGCGCTATCGCGCCCGTTTGCGCGCGCAGAACATCAAGATCGTCGCGGACGTGCACGTTAAACATGGCGCGCATGCGATTACGGCGGACCGCTCGCTCGCCGAACTCGCGCGCGATGTCGAGTTTTTCGATGCGGATGCCGCGATCGTGACCGGTCAGCGTACCGGCGATTCGGCCACGGTGGATGAACTCCTGGCTATTGCAAAGGGCACCTCGCTGCCGGTGATGATCGGTTCGGGTGTGAATCCGTCGAACGTCGGCGAGCTGTTTACCGTCGCCGATGCGGTGATCATCGCCAGCTTTCTGAAACGCGATGGCGTGTGGTGGAATCCGGTCGACCGCGAGCGGGTCGACGTATTCATGAGGGAAGCCGTGAAGGCACGCGCATGA
- a CDS encoding TenA family protein: MTMQHPTTHTERLLAANAGPWQAMQEHRFVADIERNRLPADTFNRYLTYEGRFVETAIGIFGHALIKAPAIAQKHWLIGVLHALSTEQVPYFDRTFAALALPAPRSDARLPAGVTAFDTGMLEIAQQGRYEDVIVAMLTAEWMYGTWCTRANRTLHDNGYIRDWVALHAEATFNAQVQWLKAQVNGWSAEQFDFERSSAIFAKVLALEIDFHSACYEV; the protein is encoded by the coding sequence ATGACTATGCAACATCCAACGACTCACACGGAACGTCTGCTCGCGGCCAATGCCGGCCCGTGGCAGGCCATGCAGGAGCACCGGTTTGTGGCCGACATCGAGCGCAACCGTTTGCCGGCAGACACGTTCAACCGTTACTTGACGTATGAAGGGCGCTTCGTCGAAACCGCCATTGGGATATTCGGCCATGCGCTGATCAAGGCGCCAGCGATCGCGCAGAAACACTGGCTGATCGGCGTGCTGCACGCATTGTCCACCGAGCAGGTGCCATATTTCGACCGTACCTTCGCAGCGCTCGCGTTGCCGGCGCCACGCAGCGATGCGCGGCTGCCTGCTGGCGTCACTGCATTCGATACCGGCATGCTCGAAATTGCGCAGCAAGGCCGGTACGAAGACGTGATCGTCGCGATGCTGACGGCGGAATGGATGTATGGCACCTGGTGCACGCGCGCGAACCGGACGCTGCACGACAACGGCTACATACGCGACTGGGTCGCACTGCACGCGGAAGCTACGTTCAATGCCCAGGTGCAATGGCTGAAAGCACAGGTGAACGGCTGGAGCGCGGAGCAGTTCGATTTCGAGCGCAGCAGCGCGATCTTTGCGAAGGTGCTCGCCCTGGAAATCGATTTTCACAGTGCCTGTTACGAAGTCTGA
- a CDS encoding ABC transporter permease yields MSTTPYTEREFGSRSRDYFANHAQVLSIAGFFVGCCVVFALGSNTFLTTGNALNVLRQLAPILVVAIAMTFVITTGGIDLSVGSMAALTNALVAILIQHGVPWPAAMLAILALGGAIGWLQGWISASQAIPSFIVTLATMSTLRGIALYSTKGFSVPIESGTGFDFIGTGMLFNVPVPALIAVIVCVLGYVYLNRGRYGRRVVAVGANAEAARRAGMPTLRIKSSVFLLTGLASAAAGLILASRLGSGSSNAAVGFELDVIAAVVLGGTSLMGGRATITGTILGSLTIAVIGNGLILMHISPFFTQIITGVIILGAIWLNTRVFGRYKSSKK; encoded by the coding sequence ATGAGCACCACGCCTTATACCGAGCGCGAATTCGGCTCGCGCTCGCGCGACTACTTTGCCAATCACGCGCAGGTGCTGTCGATTGCCGGTTTCTTTGTCGGATGTTGCGTGGTGTTCGCGCTCGGCAGCAACACGTTTCTGACCACGGGCAATGCGCTAAACGTGTTGCGTCAGCTAGCGCCGATTCTGGTGGTGGCGATTGCGATGACCTTCGTCATCACGACGGGCGGTATCGATCTGTCGGTCGGCTCGATGGCCGCGCTGACCAACGCGCTGGTCGCAATCCTGATCCAGCATGGCGTCCCGTGGCCTGCTGCGATGCTGGCGATCCTCGCGCTCGGCGGCGCTATCGGCTGGCTGCAAGGATGGATTTCGGCCAGCCAGGCCATCCCGTCTTTCATCGTGACGCTGGCCACCATGTCGACGCTGCGCGGCATTGCGCTCTATTCGACCAAGGGCTTTTCAGTGCCAATCGAATCGGGCACGGGCTTCGACTTCATCGGCACCGGCATGCTGTTCAACGTACCGGTGCCGGCATTGATCGCTGTGATCGTATGCGTGCTCGGATACGTGTATCTGAACCGCGGTCGCTATGGCCGACGCGTGGTCGCAGTCGGCGCGAATGCCGAAGCTGCGCGGCGCGCCGGCATGCCGACGCTGCGCATCAAGAGTTCGGTGTTCCTGCTGACCGGTCTCGCCTCCGCGGCGGCCGGGTTGATTCTCGCGTCGCGGCTCGGCTCGGGCTCGTCGAATGCGGCGGTGGGCTTCGAGCTGGATGTGATCGCGGCAGTTGTGCTGGGCGGCACGTCGCTGATGGGCGGCCGCGCCACCATCACCGGCACGATCCTTGGCTCACTAACCATCGCGGTGATCGGCAACGGGCTGATTCTGATGCACATCTCGCCGTTCTTCACGCAGATCATCACCGGCGTGATCATTCTCGGCGCGATCTGGTTGAACACCCGGGTGTTCGGCCGCTACAAATCGTCAAAGAAATAG
- a CDS encoding ATP-binding cassette domain-containing protein has product MKPTPTAAAARPRVPILAMKGIRKSFGSFPALRGIDLDLYAGECVGLIGDNAAGKSTLTKVMAGTYLPDAGTIHIEGNEVRFTGPADARARHIEMVYQDLSLCDTVDVVGNLYLGRELCKGGMLQHKRMLAEARTLLDRLKIRIPNLSNTVEQLSGGQRQSIAIARAASFSPRVLIMDEPTSALAVAEVDAVLDLINRVKAQGVAVVLITHRLQDLFRVCDRIAVMYEGTKVAERQLDETSLEELVQLIVGRRHG; this is encoded by the coding sequence ATGAAGCCAACCCCGACCGCCGCAGCCGCCAGGCCGCGCGTGCCGATTCTCGCGATGAAGGGCATTCGCAAATCGTTCGGCTCGTTTCCCGCGTTGCGTGGCATCGATCTCGATCTTTACGCCGGCGAATGCGTCGGCCTGATCGGCGACAACGCGGCCGGCAAATCGACCTTGACCAAGGTGATGGCAGGCACCTATTTGCCCGACGCCGGCACGATTCACATCGAAGGCAACGAAGTGCGCTTCACCGGACCGGCCGACGCGCGGGCCCGTCACATCGAAATGGTCTATCAGGATCTGAGCCTGTGCGACACCGTCGATGTGGTCGGCAACCTGTATCTCGGGCGCGAACTGTGCAAGGGCGGCATGCTGCAGCACAAGCGCATGCTGGCCGAAGCGCGCACGCTGCTCGACCGGCTAAAGATTCGCATTCCGAACCTGAGCAACACCGTTGAGCAGTTGTCGGGCGGGCAACGGCAGTCGATCGCGATCGCGCGCGCCGCGTCGTTTTCGCCGCGCGTGCTGATTATGGACGAACCCACGTCGGCGCTCGCCGTCGCAGAAGTCGATGCAGTGCTCGACCTGATCAATCGCGTCAAGGCGCAGGGAGTGGCCGTCGTGCTGATTACGCACCGGCTGCAGGATCTGTTCCGGGTCTGCGACCGGATCGCCGTGATGTACGAGGGCACCAAGGTTGCCGAGCGGCAACTCGACGAGACCAGCCTCGAAGAACTGGTTCAGCTGATTGTCGGAAGGAGACACGGATGA
- a CDS encoding substrate-binding domain-containing protein codes for MNKVLRFAFSCSVALMGLAGFSAPAPAAGTPTYALIVINQQAAFFNQMRAGAEEEAKKRGVKLVVFNANDVSSAQVNAIDDYVQQKVDGIVVDAIDVNAVRGAIRNATAAGIPVVGLDAVLPPGPQKAQVAVDNTVGSRELAARYLDYVAKNPQGSAHIGIVGALSSVIQNTRQKIFQDVIAASGKVTVAGVVDGQNTQDVALSAAENLLTANPDLDAIYATGEPAMLGAIAAVQAQGRADKVKVIGWDLAPEVIRGIDRGVVLGVLQQDPPAMGRAAIAQIDNAHNGKPVQQVVMTPVTYVTKANVGAYRNLFAAK; via the coding sequence ATGAACAAGGTACTACGTTTCGCGTTTAGCTGTTCCGTCGCGCTAATGGGCCTCGCGGGCTTCAGCGCGCCTGCGCCTGCAGCCGGCACGCCGACTTACGCGCTGATCGTGATCAACCAGCAGGCGGCTTTCTTCAACCAGATGCGTGCCGGCGCCGAGGAGGAGGCGAAGAAGCGTGGCGTCAAGCTGGTCGTGTTCAACGCCAATGACGTGTCGTCAGCGCAGGTCAACGCGATCGACGACTACGTACAGCAGAAAGTCGACGGTATCGTGGTCGATGCGATCGACGTGAACGCGGTGCGCGGTGCGATCCGCAACGCAACTGCCGCGGGGATTCCGGTGGTGGGACTCGACGCTGTGCTGCCGCCGGGCCCGCAGAAGGCGCAGGTTGCCGTGGACAATACGGTCGGCTCGAGGGAGCTGGCGGCGCGCTATCTGGACTACGTCGCAAAGAACCCGCAAGGCAGCGCGCATATCGGCATCGTTGGCGCGCTAAGTTCGGTGATCCAGAACACGCGCCAGAAGATCTTCCAGGACGTGATCGCGGCGAGCGGCAAGGTGACGGTGGCCGGTGTGGTCGACGGCCAGAACACTCAGGACGTTGCGCTTTCGGCCGCCGAAAACCTGCTGACCGCCAACCCCGACCTCGACGCCATCTACGCGACCGGCGAGCCGGCCATGCTGGGTGCGATCGCCGCGGTGCAGGCGCAAGGGCGCGCCGATAAGGTGAAGGTGATCGGCTGGGACCTCGCGCCGGAAGTGATTCGCGGCATCGACCGGGGCGTGGTGCTCGGCGTGCTGCAGCAGGATCCCCCCGCGATGGGTCGCGCGGCGATCGCGCAGATCGATAACGCGCACAACGGCAAGCCGGTGCAGCAGGTGGTGATGACGCCGGTGACCTACGTGACGAAGGCGAACGTCGGCGCGTATCGCAACCTCTTTGCGGCGAAATGA
- a CDS encoding LacI family DNA-binding transcriptional regulator → MRKNFGKPLDNRNMVAFNQVKRFTSPQRSNQPSDEFSCEVRVTQRRFIPGLKDVARTAGVSMTTVSRYLNADLVLPPDTAQRVDTAIRQLGYVPNPHARSLGRGRSDTIGLVIPTIANPFFALLAAAVEEAAEAKGLGVLLNATSNNASRELQHVARMRRNQVSGLLFVSAHYHTPELVQALNDTRGLVLIDEDIPGVHSAKVLYDNYRGGWLAGEHFVEHGHRRIAFIGGPSELASTRDRFAGLRDAAAQADAEVTFEMYGAYAAAHGEDAARALLSLGRPPTAVFVSSGEIMIGLLDALHRAGVAVPERLSLIVFDDAGPLHLFDPPLTAIRQPIAELGARAVELMLAASHGDPAETEVRLPVELVKRASVAPPASV, encoded by the coding sequence ATGCGGAAAAATTTTGGCAAGCCGCTTGACAATCGAAATATGGTTGCATTCAATCAAGTAAAGCGCTTTACAAGTCCGCAGCGCAGCAACCAGCCATCTGATGAATTTTCCTGTGAGGTACGCGTGACGCAACGCCGTTTCATACCGGGTTTGAAGGACGTGGCACGCACAGCGGGCGTTTCGATGACCACCGTGTCGCGTTACCTGAACGCGGATCTCGTGCTGCCGCCCGACACCGCGCAACGCGTCGATACGGCGATCCGCCAGCTCGGCTACGTGCCGAACCCACATGCGCGCAGTCTCGGCCGCGGGCGTTCGGACACGATCGGCCTCGTCATACCGACCATCGCCAACCCGTTCTTCGCGCTGCTCGCTGCCGCCGTCGAGGAGGCAGCCGAAGCGAAGGGCTTAGGCGTGCTGCTGAACGCGACGTCGAACAATGCGAGCCGCGAATTGCAGCACGTGGCGCGGATGCGGCGCAACCAGGTGAGCGGCCTGCTGTTCGTCAGCGCGCATTACCACACCCCCGAACTGGTCCAGGCGCTGAACGACACGCGCGGCCTCGTGCTGATCGACGAAGACATTCCGGGCGTGCACAGCGCGAAGGTGCTGTACGACAACTATCGCGGCGGTTGGCTGGCCGGCGAGCACTTCGTCGAACATGGTCATCGGCGCATTGCATTCATCGGCGGCCCGTCGGAACTTGCGAGCACGCGCGACCGCTTTGCCGGCTTGCGCGATGCGGCCGCGCAGGCGGACGCCGAAGTCACGTTCGAAATGTACGGGGCTTATGCCGCCGCGCACGGCGAGGACGCGGCGCGCGCGCTGTTGAGCCTCGGGCGACCGCCGACGGCCGTATTCGTATCGAGCGGCGAAATCATGATCGGCCTGCTCGACGCGCTGCATCGCGCCGGCGTGGCGGTACCCGAACGTCTGTCGCTGATCGTGTTCGACGACGCGGGCCCTTTGCATCTGTTCGATCCGCCGTTGACCGCGATCCGCCAACCGATCGCGGAGCTGGGCGCGCGTGCCGTGGAACTGATGCTTGCCGCTTCGCACGGCGACCCCGCAGAAACCGAAGTCCGTCTTCCGGTGGAGCTCGTGAAACGGGCTTCCGTGGCTCCGCCGGCATCCGTCTGA
- a CDS encoding phosphotriesterase family protein, with amino-acid sequence MTVSGSTLLQPTVGVDSGYVMTVLGRVPVSEMGITLMHEHILIDASNKWVPPACCAAGHIGEQKVHIGILGALRMNPLMNRDNCRLVDVDLGVEELLKFRELGGATVVDPTNIGIGRDPAALQQIARRTGLHIVMSTGFYLEPSHPAYVRERSVEELAELLMFEVGALERKPEVAAGLIGEIGVSAAFTAEEEKSLRAAARASAATRVPLSVHLPGWVRHGHRVLDIVEAEGAAVQHTVLCHMNPSLYDVAYQHSLAQRGAWLEYDMIGMDYYYADEQAQSPSDEENARAIRALIDAGYVDRVLLSQDVFLKMMLTRYGGFGYGYILEHFVPRLKRHGVTDAQIETMLAANPARVFWSRANAS; translated from the coding sequence ATGACAGTGTCCGGATCTACCCTGCTCCAGCCGACCGTCGGCGTCGACAGCGGCTACGTGATGACCGTCCTGGGACGGGTGCCCGTCAGCGAGATGGGCATCACGCTGATGCACGAGCACATCCTGATCGATGCGTCGAACAAATGGGTGCCGCCCGCATGTTGCGCGGCAGGCCATATCGGCGAACAGAAAGTCCACATCGGGATACTCGGCGCGTTGCGCATGAATCCGCTAATGAACCGCGACAACTGCCGGCTTGTCGACGTCGATCTTGGCGTCGAAGAGTTGCTCAAATTTCGCGAACTGGGCGGCGCGACCGTGGTCGACCCGACCAATATCGGGATCGGGCGCGACCCGGCGGCACTGCAGCAGATCGCGCGCCGCACCGGCCTGCATATTGTGATGTCGACGGGCTTTTACCTCGAACCCTCGCATCCCGCCTATGTACGGGAGCGTTCAGTCGAAGAACTCGCCGAACTGTTGATGTTCGAGGTGGGCGCGCTCGAACGCAAACCGGAGGTGGCCGCCGGCCTGATCGGCGAAATCGGCGTGTCCGCGGCATTTACCGCCGAAGAAGAAAAGTCGCTGCGCGCCGCCGCGCGCGCGAGCGCCGCGACCCGCGTGCCGTTGTCGGTGCATCTCCCGGGCTGGGTGCGGCATGGTCACCGGGTGCTCGACATTGTCGAAGCGGAAGGCGCCGCTGTGCAGCATACGGTGCTGTGTCATATGAATCCAAGCCTCTACGACGTCGCTTACCAGCACTCGCTGGCGCAGCGCGGCGCGTGGCTCGAATACGACATGATCGGCATGGACTACTACTACGCGGACGAACAGGCACAGTCGCCTTCGGATGAGGAAAACGCGCGGGCGATTCGCGCGCTGATCGACGCCGGTTATGTGGACCGCGTGCTGCTTTCGCAGGACGTATTTCTGAAGATGATGCTCACCCGCTACGGCGGCTTTGGTTACGGGTACATTCTCGAGCACTTCGTGCCGCGCCTGAAGCGGCATGGCGTGACCGACGCGCAGATCGAAACGATGCTGGCGGCCAATCCAGCGCGCGTGTTCTGGAGCCGCGCGAACGCCAGCTAA
- a CDS encoding glutamine amidotransferase, translating to MLLAGESWTSTATHAKGFDQFASITHHSGADAFLKLFEHGDYAVTHMPSHEAQTHFPATLNDLNAWDAIILSDIGANTLLLHPDTWIRSVRTPNRLKLLRDYVSGGGGLMMIGGYLSFQGINGSARFRNTPVEDVLPVRCLPYDDRVEVPEGFTPHVAAAHPVVEGLGTDWPHLLGYNEVELKPDAQLIATVPGTGHPLLVAGQFGAGRTLAWTSDMSVHWLPPEFSAWPGYERLWRNCLNWLTQPASR from the coding sequence GTGCTGCTCGCCGGCGAATCGTGGACCTCCACCGCCACCCATGCCAAGGGCTTCGACCAATTTGCGTCGATCACGCATCACAGCGGCGCGGATGCGTTTCTGAAACTGTTCGAGCATGGCGATTATGCGGTCACCCATATGCCGAGCCACGAAGCGCAAACGCACTTTCCTGCGACGCTAAACGACCTCAACGCTTGGGACGCGATCATCCTGTCCGACATCGGCGCAAATACCTTGCTGCTGCACCCCGACACCTGGATCAGAAGCGTACGCACGCCGAACCGACTCAAGCTCTTGCGCGATTACGTCAGCGGCGGCGGCGGGCTGATGATGATCGGCGGGTATCTGAGTTTTCAGGGCATCAACGGTAGCGCCCGCTTTCGCAATACGCCCGTGGAAGACGTGCTGCCGGTGCGCTGCCTGCCATACGACGATCGCGTGGAGGTGCCTGAAGGTTTCACGCCGCATGTGGCCGCCGCGCATCCGGTAGTCGAAGGTTTGGGCACAGACTGGCCTCATCTGCTCGGCTATAACGAAGTCGAATTGAAGCCCGATGCGCAACTGATCGCGACAGTACCCGGCACCGGGCATCCGCTGCTTGTCGCCGGACAGTTCGGCGCGGGCCGCACGCTCGCATGGACCAGCGACATGTCGGTGCACTGGCTCCCGCCCGAGTTTTCGGCATGGCCGGGCTACGAGCGACTATGGCGCAATTGCCTGAACTGGTTGACGCAACCGGCCAGCCGATAA
- a CDS encoding ABC transporter permease subunit (The N-terminal region of this protein, as described by TIGR01726, is a three transmembrane segment that identifies a subfamily of ABC transporter permease subunits, which specificities that include histidine, arginine, glutamine, glutamate, L-cystine (sic), the opines (in Agrobacterium) octopine and nopaline, etc.), whose amino-acid sequence MELFLHYLGVPYLLRGIGFTIAVTVLGLAGGVVVGLVLVAMQLSRVGPLAALARGYTVIFRGTPLILQLVFAYDALPHIGRKLSAIGAAGLALAANEGPFIAWILRAGVLGVEHGQLLAGQALGMTPSVLMRRVIASQAIRAIVPALGNESVSALKNSSLASVIAVDELMLRSTQLASSTFDFFSIFFAFGLMYLILTGAVAVIQLIAEAALDLDRPASGGFARLLPWRHAVVAEETAPRARAAPRPEPLTADPLRESDPPTRRPAYSRADHAKRYAELARQGAAVKVSDLRKQYGKQPVLDGFDLTVRFGEVVVVLGHRAHALPRHLSGGQQQRVAIARALAPNPRVLLLDEPTSALDPELVGEVLDVIQRLAIEDGLTMIISTHQLRFADQVADRVVFKSGGMVVEEGPAHDVLTHPRHPLTRRFLSVMGADSGFEVAS is encoded by the coding sequence ATGGAACTGTTTCTGCATTATCTTGGCGTGCCGTATCTGCTGCGCGGCATCGGCTTCACGATCGCGGTGACGGTCCTCGGGCTCGCGGGCGGTGTCGTCGTAGGGTTGGTGCTCGTAGCGATGCAACTAAGCAGGGTCGGCCCGTTAGCGGCGCTCGCGCGCGGCTACACGGTGATCTTCCGCGGTACGCCGCTCATCCTGCAACTCGTGTTCGCGTATGACGCGCTGCCACATATCGGGCGGAAGCTGAGCGCAATAGGCGCCGCCGGTCTCGCGCTCGCAGCAAACGAGGGACCGTTTATCGCCTGGATCCTGCGGGCTGGCGTGCTCGGCGTCGAACACGGCCAACTGCTCGCAGGACAGGCGCTTGGCATGACACCGTCCGTCCTGATGCGCCGCGTGATCGCATCGCAGGCAATCCGCGCCATCGTGCCGGCGCTTGGCAACGAATCGGTCAGCGCGTTGAAGAACTCATCGCTGGCCTCGGTGATCGCCGTCGATGAGCTGATGTTGCGCAGCACGCAGCTCGCGTCATCGACGTTCGACTTCTTCTCGATCTTCTTCGCATTCGGGCTTATGTACCTGATTCTGACAGGGGCGGTTGCCGTGATCCAGTTGATCGCGGAAGCCGCGCTCGATCTCGATCGTCCCGCGTCCGGAGGTTTCGCGCGTTTGTTGCCGTGGCGCCATGCCGTTGTGGCGGAGGAGACAGCGCCACGCGCGCGAGCGGCGCCTCGGCCCGAGCCGCTCACTGCCGACCCGCTTCGCGAGAGCGATCCGCCCACACGCAGACCCGCGTACAGCCGGGCGGATCACGCAAAGCGCTACGCGGAACTTGCCCGGCAGGGCGCAGCGGTGAAGGTAAGCGACCTGCGCAAACAGTACGGCAAGCAGCCAGTGCTTGATGGATTCGATCTGACTGTTCGCTTCGGTGAAGTCGTCGTGGTGCTCGGTCATCGCGCCCACGCATTGCCGCGCCATCTTTCTGGCGGGCAGCAACAGCGTGTTGCGATCGCCCGTGCGCTGGCTCCCAATCCCCGCGTACTGCTGCTCGATGAACCGACGTCCGCCCTCGACCCGGAGCTCGTCGGCGAGGTGTTAGACGTGATCCAGCGGCTCGCGATCGAAGACGGCCTGACCATGATCATCTCCACCCATCAATTGCGTTTCGCCGATCAGGTTGCCGATCGCGTCGTCTTTAAGAGCGGCGGCATGGTCGTCGAAGAGGGCCCTGCGCACGATGTGCTCACGCATCCGAGGCATCCTTTGACGCGTCGATTTCTGAGCGTGATGGGCGCCGACAGCGGGTTCGAAGTCGCGTCATGA
- a CDS encoding ABC transporter substrate-binding protein has protein sequence MNPHTPGYEALDPSDPSKYIGFDIDLGETIGNCLGFTMTYKPVTFAALLTRLQSGQADIVISDIYATEERAKAADFITCSKVFDVVLVAKGNPKKITGINPTMCGTTAAENTGYVEVPLIQNLAPACKAANRQEAAIQLYDNNANCIQAILSGRADTYINDVNTVDQAVKAYPDKLEKASAVTLPYSVGIGAPKDKPEFRAAVMAALVAIRRAGIEAELLKKWSPGAENLETPQLIV, from the coding sequence ATCAATCCACACACACCTGGCTATGAAGCGCTGGATCCGAGCGACCCGAGCAAATACATCGGCTTCGATATCGACCTTGGCGAGACGATCGGCAACTGCCTCGGCTTCACGATGACGTACAAGCCGGTGACGTTCGCCGCGCTATTGACGAGGCTGCAAAGCGGTCAGGCTGACATCGTGATCTCCGACATCTATGCGACTGAAGAGCGCGCGAAGGCGGCGGACTTTATCACCTGCTCGAAGGTGTTCGACGTCGTCCTCGTCGCAAAGGGTAATCCGAAGAAGATCACGGGCATCAACCCGACCATGTGCGGTACCACTGCAGCGGAAAATACCGGCTATGTCGAAGTGCCGCTGATCCAGAATCTCGCACCGGCCTGCAAGGCGGCCAACAGGCAGGAGGCCGCGATACAACTGTACGACAACAACGCGAACTGCATTCAGGCGATCCTGTCGGGTCGCGCCGATACGTACATCAACGACGTGAACACGGTGGACCAGGCGGTGAAGGCGTATCCGGACAAACTCGAGAAGGCGAGTGCAGTGACGCTGCCGTACTCGGTCGGCATCGGTGCACCGAAGGACAAGCCTGAATTTCGCGCAGCCGTGATGGCGGCACTCGTCGCGATCCGGAGGGCGGGCATCGAGGCTGAGCTGCTGAAGAAGTGGTCGCCTGGCGCTGAAAATCTCGAAACACCCCAACTGATCGTGTAG